In Spea bombifrons isolate aSpeBom1 chromosome 9, aSpeBom1.2.pri, whole genome shotgun sequence, the genomic stretch GTGGTGAGTTGATGATTGATTATTGTATGTTTCTGCTGGTGCTGTTGCATCTTATTTTGATTATGTCTGCTCCAGATAATACTGATCGTTCCTCTGTTGAGGATAGACCCAAAAAGGCTGTAGTCAAAACCAAGCATGCGCAGTGTTCTGGTTGTCACAAGCCTCTGCAGGATTCCCAGAAAAAGCTCTGTTCCGCCTGCCTAAAATCCGTTGCGAATTCTGAAGCCTCTGGTGGGAGAGAGTTTTAGGCCTGGCTTAAGGAGGAGATGCAGTCCACCTTTTCTGCCTTTCGTCAGTCTGTTCCTGCTCCTTCCTATCTTCCCGGCGGTACGGGCACCATCTCTCCTGGGGCAACAGCAGTTCTCTGACTCCGAGTTTGATTACCCTGAGGTGGAGGATTATTCATCAGAGGAAGGAGAAATCCGGGAAGAAAGTTCCTTTTTGTTTCCGGTGGAAGAAATTGAGACTCTCATTTCTGCTGTAAAGTCTGCCACGAAATGGCTACATATGAGAAGGATCACTTCTTTCCCGGTTTCTCTAAGCAGTCACCTTCCTTCCCTGTACATCCTGCTTTATCCAAGATCATTAAGCAGGAATGGCATCATCCAGAGAGAAGCGTTAACCTGTCCAGACGGGTGAAACGCCTTTTTCCTTTTGATGAGGACTGTGCGACTCTGCTGGTTTATACCGCAGTGATGAAGGTCTCCAGAAAGACTGCTTTGCCACTGGAGGATGGCTCTCATTTTTCTGACCTCATGGAAAAGAAAGCTGAAGCTGCtgttaaaaaatcttttgaggCCTCCGCTGCTGTCTTTAAACCTGGGACAGCATCTGCCTCAGTTTCCAGGGCTGTCTCAGAATGAAAAAGATGTTGCTCCACCTTCATCCCGGTGGGAGGAAGACTTTGACATTTCGTAGACAATTGGTTCTTCATCACCCAAGATCCCTGGGTGAGATCCATCATATCCCCATCAACTACAATTCAAGATCAGGCCTGCGGACCAGTTTTTTATTTCCCACCTTCCTGGAACCTGGAACAGCGCGGATTCCTGTTATCTGCTATCCAACAATTTGCAGATACAAAAGTCCTGATTCCCATGCCCCTGCGGGAACAGGGTCGGGGGATTTATTCTCGGGTCTTTTTTTGGTCTCATAATAGACCTACGTTTCCTGAACAGTCACCTTCGGTTTCTGAGGTCCAAGATGGAGACCATAAGATCAGCTCTGGACTCTCTAAAACTCCGAGACTTCATGGTCTCCATAGACCTAAAGGATGCGTATCTTCATGTCCCAGTTCACCCTTCCCATCAATCGTTTCTGCGGATAGCTATTCCTTGGGGTTCAAGGATCAGACATTTTCAATTTCAGGCTCTTCCATTTGGCCTATCACCAGCCCCCAGAGTATTCACAAAGCTCCTTGCAGTGGTGGTGGCCCATTTGAGACGTCAAAGCATTTCGGTCATTCCTTACCTGGAACGATTGGCTGATTCACACTCATTCGGTAGCTCTCCTTCCGTCTCACCTTTCCTGGGTGGTCAATACGTAGCAGGATCTTGGCTGGATTCTGAATTGGGAGAAGTCCAACACAGTTCCTTCTCAACAATTGGTGTTCCTCTGCCTTCGCCTGGATTCCTGCTCGGGGAAAGCTTTTCTTCCCTCAGCCAAGATCAgcgggatttattcactaagacACATGCATTTCTCTACTGGGCAAGATGATTTCAACAAGGTATGCAGTTCCCTGGGCCCTGGTTCACATGAGGGTTCTTCAGAACCATATTCTTCATCTCCTGAAAGAGAACCCATTCGCCCTGGACAGACTTGTTTGTCTCCCTCCGCATGTCAAAATGTCCCTCTCCTGGAGGCTCCAACGAGACACTCTGGCCACAGGAAGATTATGGGCTCTGTCATCCAAGGAGCTACTTACCACGGACGCAAGCAGAACAGGCTGGGGAGGCACTTATAGGGACAGCTTTGTACAAGGTCTTTGTGAAGAAccatgtctgatcttcactgttattattattattattatatttatttgtacccTGTTTGAATGTGGTTGCAGCTCTggccttcaaagagacaatcCTGTAATTTGGCTGGgactcttaatcagccagcacagccctgtctgcccagacggcacctgCACttcaggggggataacacaggtggggaaacccattgttcccttaatcccctcacttgatacatcccctgtatattggtgggatttgtgatgggatgtggctgatgggattgggggttgggttcggtgctcattgaattgagattgtatagaagttctgtgtgtttgtaataaagtgaGTTctattttaacctcaaagcatgaagtcccGTCTGATTGAGGgtagtgctggtctgtgactgctttcttgggacagccacagcgtgtcagcttactgggagagggaaggagctggcaggcggatgtgtccagtctggggcacaggtcGATCCGTCGCAGTCTTTGGTCTCCTGCTACTCAGCTCCTACCCTCAATCTGCCTGGAGCTGCTGGCGGTAGAGAAAACCCTACATCGGGCAGTAGTCGCCTACATCAACAAGCAAGGAGGTACGAGAAGTCCTTGCCTTCTGCGTTTAGCATTCCGGATTTCCTTTTGGGCAGAATACCGTCTAATGACTTTGTCCGCTGTTCACCTAAGAGGAACTTTGAATTCCCAAGCCGATTTTCTGAGCAGGATTTCTGTTGAAAGCAACGAATGGGCTTTGCATCCAGCAGCCTTTCACATGATTGTCCAACGGTGGGGATTGCCCGAGACAGATCTTATGGCCTCCAGGGACAATTTTCAAGTTCCAGCGTTCTTTTCCCTCAATCCACAGGACCAGCCGTTGCCGGTGGATGCTTTCGCCCAGGCTTGGAGTTTCAGCCTCGCCTATGTTTTCCCCTCCGTTTCCTCTTATATCCAAGGTTCTGCAGAAAATCAAGACCGACCAGGCGTCTGTTATACTGGTAGCTCCAGACTGGCCGAAGCGTGTCTAGTACGAGGACTTAGTCACACTCAGTCATGCACCGCCCCTGCGGCTCCCTGCCTGGAAAGACCTGCTTCACCAGGGTCAGTTCCTTAATCCGAATCCTGCAGTATTTCAGCGGATGGCTTGGAGGTTTAACGGAAAATTCTGAGGGCTCAAGGTTTCTCTAATCCAGTTACGGAAACTCTTCTTTGCAGTCGTAAGAAGGTCACATCCCTCAGATACATTAAAGTGTGGAAGAAGTTTTGTAGCTGGTGTATCTCCAGGAAAATTCTTCCTTCAGACAGTTCACCAGGATCCATTCTGGAATTTTTACAAGTGGGGTTTGACCAAAAGCTTCAACCTTCTACCATCAAGGTCCACATATCTGCCATCCGTGCTCTACTTAGTTTCGATTTCATTTCTATCGTCAGGTGTTTTTCCAAGGCTATGGTGCGTATTCTTCCTCGTCCTGTCTCCAAAATGGTGCCCTGGGACCTGAACCTTGTCCTTCGCAGGCTCATGTTAcctccttttgagcctcttcaTTCAGTTTCCCTACACCTGTTGTCCCTGAAGACGGCCTTCCTGGTGGCCATTACTTCTGCGAGGTGTATTAGTGAACTTCAGGCTCTTTCTATGAAGGTgccgttcctgtgttttttcctgGATAAGGTCGTTCTCTCTTTGCCCCTGGAATTCTCACCCAAAGTACAGACAGCTTTTCACAGGGATTAAGAAATTGTGTTGCCTACATCCAAACcttttgagtcctgccctatctcaggtacggagAATGAGTCTCTCAtcagtgtcaccagggattggcagggaaaagaagctctcggtaagtagaactttaTGTTTATAAAGTCTAGTAAACAAAACTGGGCACTACAGCTGCTCTTCAAAATACTGAACCCCCTCATtattttagcacttttttttacttcctttcaGAGGATATCCTATGGACAGAGCCTATGGACAGATCATATGGATTTCATGCCAGATTTCCCATAAAGTAAACTAGGTATTACCTTTTTTAGGCGCAGAATGCAAGTGGGCATGGATTATGTGTCCCCTCCCACCCCCCTTCGCTCCATATTCTGATGATGCTCCATCTACTATTGTGAATGCTCTGCCCACGTCTCTCCCACAACGGTTATATAGATCTGATAAATGTCTACTCACCTTTTTCTTGTAACCTTCTGGCTGCGTTGGTAGCTATTCTGTGTATTGAAAACCAACTTTAAGAATTATAAGTTTAAAGgcatacacaataaaaaaaacatacctacTAATGTGCGATACACCAAGGAACGTTCCTTCAGTGGGAGAAATATCCCTAACCCCTAAATCAGCCTTGGAGATAGAGTTAGTCGAGGGACTTCCTAATAATCCTGACCCTTAGAGTAGAGTAGGCTACAAGTCAGCAGAAGGAGAACGAAGGCTTCTGTGAGGATATAAGACCAGATAATGTTTACAGCCATAGCTGTGCAACAAACACTTGGTACCCAAAATGTGAAGGAAGGGACAGAGGCCAAAGGACCCCAAGATCTAAGTAGGAGCACTTCCATTTTATCCTATCTCAAAATTATAGCACTTGCTAACAATGCTAAAGTCTGCTGCCCGAAAAAAGTCATGTCAAGTCAGGATTCCAGGTGCTCAAGTATTCTTCAGTCATTAGCCAAAACACCCAATAACCTCAAACCAACAAAAAGAATTCAAGCAGCTGAGCTTGGTACCCACAACTTACCCAGTGCCAAGTGAATGTCCCCATAAACATACAGGACTTCCCCGACTACGAGCCTTTACCCACTCATATAAATAGGCAGAATCATTGGTCACTCCTTCCTCACTCGGTTCCCCAGTGGAATCGGCAAATCCTAGGGAGGCAAAAAAACAGAGCTTACCCAATAATGTTAAATGGGCGAACAGACAAGGAGGGAACAAGGTCAGAAGAAGACAATAACTAGATGCCTACCACCTGTACATCCAAGCCATGTTGCCCTGTAATCGGTTGTGATACCTGGAGCAACCAGGACACATTTAGAAtgttctatatctatatataacagACAGGGTGTGTGGTTTTACTTACCCCTGTAGTCAATGGACAGCACATGGAACCCAGCAGCACTAAGAACCTGTAACATACATAACAGTGAGCTCAATTAACGCGGGACAACGTCTAAAGGCTAATTGTTTTACTCTTTAAACAGCTACTATTTTAACCGCTACTATTTACCTTTATTAGTTGAACTCTGTGATCTACAGCCCTGTGAAAGATATGCGAAGAATGTTAGGGTTCCATCTATTCTATAGAGAACAGCTACTTTCTAGGGATATGCAGCAATTCCTTAGGATCTTAAGGGAAATAATTCCTTGGAGACAGCGTGTTAAACAATAATATGGGTAAATGTGCTTTGACGATAATCTGTCTTTAAGAGATTTAGATTGCTTTCATTCCTTGTTAATGGCACGAAACTGTAATCACCTTGTCCCCCCATTGCCATGGAGATAAATTATAACTGGGTTATTGTCTGAGAGAGCCGCTTCAAACCAGCCATGGTCCTTTCCCTTTGCCTCTTCACCTCTGCTGGCCGGCACAGTATGCCTACAACAACAAGAGCGCATGAAACGTTTTACCTTTCCGTTAACAGTGAATAAACTCATTAATCTTGAAACTAAAAATAATTGATAATGACAAAGGCACTACCAACTAAACATATACATCACAGTCACTGGAAAAGACCATATAATGGATGACATGTGAGAGGATCATGGTGCAGACAACCAAAGTATGGGTGATCACTGCAAGAGCTGCATCATACATCATCTGGAGAGAGGGTTAGGCGTGATTCACACCATATTGAAATATTctaacatttttaaagtttgcTCACCAGACTCCGACAGTGATTCCTTCTTCAGGGGTGAGGTAGAAATTGCTGGTGTGATTCAGAACGTCTTCTGGATATCTTGTGTCCACAAAAAATGGGACTCTTACTGGTAATGTAATCAGAATTATTTGGAAAGATGGTATACTACATGTTTCAAACAAGGTTCACGATGCAAATCAGATACTTACCCATATTTAAGTAAACTACCTTGGACAGCAATACGGGAAATAGTCTGATGGTGAATGGAGCACTAATGTAAACGACGAAAAGGACCAATGCAAATTTTTTCAGATAGGAAAACCAGGGTGATGAAGATCTGTAAGAGAACACATTTTACATATCTGTAACAATATAGATGTTTGGCCATCTTTTCAGGAGGTCCACCCAAAAGATCACAATATAACAAACTCAAAAATTCTATGAGCTACCCTCACCAGTTAAACTTGTCAGATTCTGTCCCCGAATAAGTTTGATACCTTCAttgacagagtggcatatatacaTCCAGAggtatttccatgttttagtTGCATAATGTGATAGCTAAAAATGTAGGTTTTGTGAATAAAAGTTTATAGATTATAGAGCATAGAGATTATAGCTAAGCAACTGGCAAGTACcggtaataaaacaaatatgaaatGAATATGAGAGCGGACCGACTAGATATTAAATCTTTTAAGTTCTCCAGGAAACCGCCATCACAGTCCCTTCAATAAGTGgatatgatagatagatagatagatagatagatagatagatagatagatagatagatagatagatagatagatagatactttTCATGTTTCTACTATTCTTTTGTAGGGATCAAGACGATATTTATCTTGGTGCTCTAATAACGTTTGCATTGTTATAAAAAGCAATTTCGGATGAATGacctaaatgtttaaaaatcatTGTGGAAACGAGTTGTTTGTGGAAACAAGTTAATTCTGATATTTCCAGAGCTCTCTCTCTccaccattgttttattttattgctttatgtTTATTTACACCAATGTTAACTTTGCACTTTACCCTGCTTGTAACAGCTCTACAGAACATGTGCTTCAAAAAAGAATGAtaagaaaatagtaaaaatatcaAGAAGAAAAATGATGCTAATTGCCATATCTCCACTAGGGGGAGACTCTAgtggaaaatgtgttatttcattatatttaccATTTTTACTGTAACTGGGATATTATCTTTACTCAGATCACATTTAACTGttaatatttatacaaagaAGGTAAGA encodes the following:
- the LOC128504990 gene encoding lysophosphatidylserine lipase ABHD12-like, with protein sequence MKRRDPPQKRGSVTPLPGKGSKSDSKDASATQTSKSRKRSSSPWFSYLKKFALVLFVVYISAPFTIRLFPVLLSKVVYLNMVRVPFFVDTRYPEDVLNHTSNFYLTPEEGITVGVWHTVPASRGEEAKGKDHGWFEAALSDNNPVIIYLHGNGGTRAVDHRVQLIKVLSAAGFHVLSIDYRGFADSTGEPSEEGVTNDSAYLYEWVKARSRGSPVCLWGHSLGTGIATNAARRLQEKGNAPDGVILEAPYTNIREAGAYHPFGKIYHIFPGFEYFFLDTFALSNNVFPNDQNVKIMSSPLLILHAEDDQVVPSAMAKKLHEIALTSPHSRQVKLVLYPAEHGYKHKFIYKDPELPGIIWAFLNAI